In one window of Elusimicrobiota bacterium DNA:
- a CDS encoding transposase, with protein sequence MPRQPRLVVPGGLYHVMARGIERRTLFIDPIEYREFIDRLDQSLNDSGCLCFAWVLMPNHFHLLVQVGKEGTPPLMRQLMTGYAVFFNRRHRRAGHLFENRYKAILCEKETYLMELIRYIHLNPLRGKIVESLEALENFPWSGHRALLGLETRAFQRVHDVWSQFGRHQKKAQIAYRGFISEGAGTGQRADLMGGGLLRSLGRSPGNWAGLKKEDLQASDERILGSGCFVETVLKKIEKRAAPSPIKNISVTDLLDRVAALHNLSRKDLTQKGRRGPVSQAKAVLIYLGTHYKGQTCQFMGQMTAMTVQSASIAKIRGETLVQKNHELRKLIN encoded by the coding sequence ATGCCACGTCAACCCCGATTGGTGGTCCCAGGCGGCCTTTATCACGTTATGGCCCGAGGCATTGAACGTCGAACCCTATTTATTGATCCCATCGAATATCGCGAGTTTATCGACCGTCTTGATCAATCATTAAACGACTCCGGGTGCCTTTGTTTTGCCTGGGTTTTGATGCCGAACCATTTCCACCTCTTGGTCCAAGTGGGCAAAGAGGGCACGCCTCCGCTCATGCGTCAGTTGATGACGGGCTATGCGGTATTCTTTAACAGAAGACATCGCCGAGCTGGACACCTCTTTGAGAACCGATACAAAGCCATTCTCTGCGAAAAAGAGACCTACCTGATGGAATTAATTCGCTACATTCATTTGAACCCCCTTCGTGGAAAGATCGTTGAATCGTTGGAAGCTCTCGAGAATTTTCCATGGAGTGGCCATCGCGCTCTTCTGGGTTTAGAAACAAGGGCATTCCAACGCGTGCATGATGTTTGGTCGCAGTTTGGCAGGCATCAGAAAAAAGCCCAAATCGCCTACCGCGGTTTTATTTCGGAAGGGGCGGGGACTGGCCAACGGGCTGATTTGATGGGAGGGGGATTGTTACGAAGCTTGGGTCGGTCGCCAGGGAATTGGGCTGGCCTGAAAAAAGAAGATCTCCAGGCTTCCGATGAACGAATTTTGGGAAGCGGATGTTTTGTGGAAACAGTGCTCAAGAAAATTGAAAAGAGAGCGGCTCCCAGCCCCATTAAAAACATTTCAGTGACAGATTTATTGGATCGGGTGGCCGCATTGCATAACCTTTCAAGGAAAGACCTAACACAGAAAGGACGCAGGGGCCCGGTCTCCCAGGCAAAGGCGGTCCTCATTTATTTGGGGACCCATTACAAAGGGCAAACCTGTCAATTCATGGGGCAGATGACAGCAATGACCGTTCAATCCGCATCCATCGCCAAAATTCGAGGGGAGACCCTCGTCCAGAAAAATCACGAACTACGTAAACTGATAAACTGA
- a CDS encoding DUF547 domain-containing protein: MIVAILWATIVVTPAAAADFDQSHGTLERVLSRFVRDARVDYAGLKANPKELDSYANSLSAVPETEFRRWPEKDRLSFLINLYNAQTLRLIIHHYPVRSIKKIGSIRRGPWDQPVVPLFGRMITLAELEHKIIRKEYPDPRAHFALVCAAKGCPPLRGEPYVADRLDAQLEEQGRLFISQRQKNRWEDGVLFLSPIFEWFKEDFVNKSGSVTAFVAPYFPEPARREILTSAVKIEFTDYDWSLNDNN, translated from the coding sequence ATGATTGTGGCGATCCTGTGGGCGACAATCGTTGTCACGCCTGCGGCCGCGGCCGATTTTGACCAGAGTCATGGGACTTTGGAGCGGGTCTTAAGCCGTTTTGTTCGGGACGCTCGCGTGGATTACGCCGGCCTGAAGGCGAACCCAAAAGAGTTGGATTCCTACGCGAATTCCCTTTCTGCGGTGCCGGAAACCGAATTCCGCCGTTGGCCCGAAAAGGACCGCTTATCCTTCCTGATTAATTTATACAACGCTCAGACTCTTCGATTGATCATCCATCATTACCCGGTCAGGAGCATTAAGAAGATCGGAAGTATCCGTAGAGGGCCCTGGGACCAACCCGTGGTCCCCCTCTTTGGGCGGATGATCACCCTGGCTGAACTCGAGCACAAGATCATCCGGAAGGAATACCCGGACCCAAGAGCTCATTTTGCCTTAGTGTGCGCGGCAAAGGGGTGCCCGCCCTTGCGCGGAGAACCATACGTGGCCGACCGATTGGACGCGCAGTTGGAGGAGCAAGGGCGCCTGTTCATCTCCCAGCGGCAAAAAAACCGGTGGGAAGACGGCGTTCTTTTCCTTTCCCCCATCTTTGAATGGTTCAAAGAGGATTTCGTCAATAAATCGGGAAGTGTTACGGCTTTCGTCGCTCCCTATTTCCCCGAGCCGGCGCGGCGCGAAATATTAACGAGCGCGGTGAAGATCGAATTCACCGATTACGATTGGTCGTTGAACGACAATAATTAA
- a CDS encoding nitric-oxide reductase large subunit has product MTNERKPLGISPWWRHGAILTVIIGISGLIFMGRTTYTGAPPYFDAITTEGQTLFTAKDIVVGQDVFQKYGLMDYGSFFGHGGYRGPDFSAEALHKLTLGLRDVYAQEKGAPQFASLSETDQAIVADRVIKELKTNRYDETTGAVTITPAYAQSFELLVNNTNAVFKEGGKDIPLPANYIPDAMDRRNLTAFFAWGAWSAVTPRPGKEYSYTNNWPPDEQAGNRPSLAVILWSALSVISLLGALGLVLMFFGRFDYLGWGSEKMPLEKIPAIEDITITPSQRATYNFFLVVALLFVFQTLMGVLTAHYFVEGAGLYGFDIRGILPLTITRSWHLQLSIFWIATAWLAAGIFVGPMVSKTEPKGQAALVHVLFGAVVLVAVGSIVGEWLGIKGLLGKAWFWLGHQGWEYLELGRLWQMLLTVGMALWAVIVFRAVKPTLKGEDRGGMPYLLMYSIIAIPIMYSFGMLYKPGTNFAVADFWRWWIVHLWVEGFFELFTTIVVAHIFVILGLAPKEAALRVVYLDIILYLGSGMIGTAHHYYWTAQPAINLALGSVFSAMEVVPLCLLTLEAWNFIKLRQNKSIFAVTPQEFPHKWTVMFLMAVGFWNFLGAGVFGFLINLPIVSYYEHATYLTSNHGHGALMGVYGNLAIAALAFCCRLIVVPHRWNDKLWGISFWSLNIGLLLMLALNIFPAGIYQLVQSIQHGFWYARSEAVIQSSFFQITTWARVLGDMVFVIGGTIPIAYFMVTRLFSLRTAK; this is encoded by the coding sequence ATGACCAACGAACGGAAACCTCTCGGCATTTCGCCCTGGTGGAGACACGGGGCCATCCTCACGGTCATCATTGGAATCAGTGGGCTCATTTTCATGGGAAGGACCACCTACACCGGCGCCCCCCCCTATTTTGACGCGATCACAACCGAGGGGCAGACCCTCTTCACCGCCAAGGACATTGTGGTCGGCCAAGACGTTTTCCAAAAATATGGGCTCATGGATTACGGGTCCTTTTTTGGCCATGGTGGCTACCGCGGTCCTGATTTTTCAGCCGAGGCCCTACACAAACTGACGCTCGGCCTACGCGACGTTTACGCCCAGGAGAAGGGAGCCCCCCAATTTGCTTCCCTTTCTGAAACCGATCAAGCAATCGTGGCGGATCGCGTTATTAAGGAACTCAAAACCAACCGATACGATGAAACCACGGGCGCGGTCACCATCACTCCCGCCTACGCCCAATCTTTTGAACTCTTGGTCAATAACACGAACGCTGTTTTCAAGGAGGGGGGCAAAGACATTCCCCTCCCCGCCAACTACATTCCGGACGCCATGGACCGACGCAATCTAACAGCGTTTTTTGCCTGGGGCGCCTGGTCCGCCGTCACTCCGCGTCCTGGGAAAGAGTATTCCTACACCAACAATTGGCCGCCGGACGAACAAGCCGGAAACCGTCCGTCCTTAGCGGTCATTCTGTGGAGCGCCCTGAGCGTGATTTCACTTTTGGGCGCGCTCGGGCTCGTGCTCATGTTTTTTGGACGGTTTGACTATTTGGGCTGGGGCAGTGAAAAAATGCCCTTGGAAAAAATTCCCGCGATAGAAGACATCACCATCACGCCCAGCCAACGGGCCACATACAACTTTTTTCTCGTTGTCGCTCTTTTGTTTGTGTTCCAAACACTCATGGGAGTTTTGACGGCCCATTACTTTGTTGAAGGCGCTGGCTTGTATGGGTTTGATATTCGCGGAATTCTTCCCCTGACGATTACGCGCAGTTGGCATCTTCAACTTTCCATCTTCTGGATCGCCACGGCCTGGTTGGCGGCGGGGATCTTCGTTGGTCCCATGGTGTCCAAAACCGAGCCCAAAGGTCAGGCGGCCCTGGTCCACGTTCTCTTCGGTGCGGTGGTGCTGGTCGCCGTGGGAAGCATCGTGGGTGAGTGGTTGGGCATTAAAGGGTTGCTTGGCAAAGCCTGGTTTTGGCTGGGCCATCAGGGATGGGAATATTTGGAACTGGGCCGGCTCTGGCAAATGCTCCTCACCGTGGGGATGGCGCTTTGGGCGGTCATCGTTTTCCGCGCGGTCAAGCCCACACTGAAGGGGGAAGACCGCGGGGGGATGCCTTACCTGTTGATGTATTCCATTATCGCGATTCCCATCATGTATTCGTTCGGAATGCTGTATAAACCGGGCACCAACTTCGCGGTGGCCGATTTTTGGCGCTGGTGGATTGTGCATCTGTGGGTGGAAGGATTCTTTGAACTGTTCACAACAATTGTCGTGGCCCACATCTTTGTCATTCTAGGCCTGGCCCCCAAAGAAGCGGCGCTCCGAGTGGTTTACCTCGACATCATTCTGTATCTTGGCAGCGGGATGATTGGGACAGCGCACCATTACTATTGGACAGCCCAACCCGCCATTAATTTGGCGCTGGGATCCGTGTTTAGCGCCATGGAAGTGGTTCCGCTCTGCCTGCTCACGCTTGAAGCGTGGAACTTTATTAAGCTTCGGCAAAACAAGAGCATCTTTGCGGTCACACCCCAAGAATTTCCTCACAAGTGGACCGTCATGTTCCTCATGGCCGTGGGTTTTTGGAACTTCCTGGGCGCGGGCGTTTTCGGGTTTCTGATCAATCTTCCCATCGTGAGTTATTACGAACACGCCACCTACTTAACGTCCAACCACGGTCACGGCGCCCTGATGGGTGTGTATGGAAACCTAGCGATTGCGGCGCTGGCGTTTTGTTGCCGGCTGATTGTGGTCCCCCATCGCTGGAACGACAAACTCTGGGGGATCTCTTTCTGGTCCCTCAACATCGGCCTGCTGTTGATGCTGGCGCTCAACATTTTTCCCGCGGGTATTTATCAACTGGTCCAGAGCATCCAACACGGGTTCTGGTATGCGCGAAGTGAGGCCGTCATCCAATCGTCCTTCTTCCAAATCACCACGTGGGCCCGGGTCTTGGGCGACATGGTCTTCGTGATCGGGGGAACCATCCCCATCGCTTACTTCATGGTCACACGTTTGTTTTCGCTCCGCACCGCGAAATAG
- a CDS encoding Crp/Fnr family transcriptional regulator has protein sequence MKISQEIEFPVLAQLPATERNRFIQTCPRKQLTRGTALFHEGDPPRAAYLVASGLLKAVKYTPRSIVSAMDLIFPGRLCGVIALLDKRPYPLTVVALQNSEVLAMSASSFDSLMRAHSAFAQSVHQEMGDHLRHAQTMRAMATEPVERRVAHLLSLLLPETGAEVRLRREDIAELVGCIPETAIRVLADFNRRGILRTGWKRITLMDRSSLEKFTVSHRLTKSTRR, from the coding sequence TTGAAAATATCCCAAGAGATTGAGTTTCCGGTCCTGGCCCAGCTCCCCGCCACCGAACGGAACCGCTTCATTCAAACGTGTCCTCGAAAACAATTGACCAGGGGCACCGCCCTCTTCCATGAAGGAGATCCCCCACGGGCCGCCTACCTTGTGGCATCGGGACTGTTAAAAGCGGTGAAATATACGCCTCGTTCCATCGTCTCCGCCATGGATCTCATCTTTCCCGGCCGCCTGTGCGGTGTTATCGCGCTTTTAGACAAACGTCCTTACCCCTTGACCGTGGTGGCCCTTCAAAACTCAGAAGTTCTAGCGATGTCGGCATCTTCATTCGATTCACTGATGCGGGCCCACAGCGCCTTTGCTCAAAGTGTCCACCAAGAGATGGGGGATCACCTTCGCCACGCCCAAACCATGCGGGCTATGGCGACGGAACCCGTGGAACGCCGGGTGGCTCACCTCTTATCCCTTCTCTTGCCGGAAACTGGCGCGGAAGTACGCCTCCGCCGGGAAGACATCGCCGAACTGGTGGGTTGTATCCCCGAAACCGCCATTCGTGTTCTCGCCGACTTCAACCGACGAGGGATTCTCCGCACCGGCTGGAAACGCATCACGTTGATGGACCGTTCCTCCCTTGAAAAGTTCACCGTTTCTCATCGACTAACAAAATCAACCCGCCGATGA